Proteins found in one Gammaproteobacteria bacterium genomic segment:
- a CDS encoding DsrE family protein, translating into MNPDHYLDNDEQTVLIIMTSGPSTPKRCATPFFLGSILAAMDADVKIFFTMEAVNLLKKGVAENLVAMEGGKVIIDFIRESKQAGVKLVCCLPALPGYEIDPEKDLIDEVDDVVGGGALADLILSSDKVISF; encoded by the coding sequence GTGAATCCTGATCACTATTTGGACAATGACGAGCAAACTGTTCTGATCATCATGACTAGCGGCCCCAGCACACCGAAGCGTTGCGCGACGCCCTTCTTTCTGGGTTCTATCCTGGCGGCAATGGATGCTGATGTGAAGATTTTTTTCACTATGGAAGCGGTGAATTTGCTGAAAAAGGGTGTGGCCGAGAACCTGGTGGCGATGGAAGGCGGCAAGGTGATTATCGATTTCATTCGGGAATCCAAGCAGGCAGGCGTTAAACTGGTCTGTTGTTTGCCAGCGTTGCCAGGTTATGAAATCGATCCGGAAAAAGATCTGATTGACGAAGTGGATGACGTGGTTGGCGGCGGCGCACTGGCTGATTTGATCCTGAGTTCGGATAAGGTAATATCGTTTTAG
- the gcvH gene encoding glycine cleavage system protein GcvH, producing MGDVRGCKIPDDLSYSVDNNVWVRKEADGNVTVGMTSYAASLAGQIVSYTPKKVGKDVKKDKSCATVESGKWVGPAKSPVSGEVTAVNDAVSASPGTINADPYGAGWLVKIKPENWDGDSADLVTGAAALAAFEAKMNADGFAGCN from the coding sequence ATGGGTGATGTGCGCGGCTGTAAAATTCCAGACGATCTGAGCTACAGCGTTGATAACAACGTGTGGGTGCGCAAAGAGGCAGACGGCAACGTCACTGTTGGTATGACCTCGTATGCGGCATCGCTGGCAGGACAAATCGTCTCTTACACGCCTAAAAAAGTGGGCAAGGATGTCAAAAAAGACAAATCCTGCGCCACGGTGGAATCTGGCAAGTGGGTTGGTCCCGCCAAGTCTCCGGTGTCTGGCGAAGTAACTGCGGTCAATGATGCGGTATCTGCCAGTCCAGGCACCATCAATGCTGATCCATACGGAGCTGGCTGGTTGGTGAAAATCAAGCCTGAAAACTGGGATGGTGACTCCGCTGATCTGGTAACCGGTGCTGCGGCATTGGCTGCTTTTGAAGCGAAAATGAACGCCGACGGTTTCGCAGGCTGCAACTGA
- a CDS encoding glycine cleavage system protein H: MTCNGCEFHPELYYDKDFQIWMAQDADGCLRVGMTDISQTIAGRILHVRVRKPGTQRTAGKPIATLESGKWAGPVPNLIDCVIEEGNLAVLQKPALLNQDPFGAWIARVRPADPSADVFALFVTGEEAQRGYCLRAQRENIHCERK; the protein is encoded by the coding sequence ATGACCTGTAACGGCTGCGAGTTTCATCCAGAGCTGTATTACGATAAAGATTTTCAGATTTGGATGGCGCAGGATGCTGACGGTTGCCTGAGGGTGGGAATGACCGATATCTCCCAAACCATCGCAGGTCGAATTTTGCATGTGCGGGTACGCAAACCCGGCACGCAGCGCACTGCGGGCAAGCCCATTGCGACGCTAGAGAGTGGAAAGTGGGCGGGTCCTGTCCCCAATCTGATTGACTGTGTTATCGAAGAGGGAAATCTGGCGGTTTTGCAAAAACCTGCGCTTCTGAATCAGGATCCCTTTGGTGCCTGGATTGCGAGGGTTCGACCAGCCGATCCCTCTGCCGATGTCTTTGCGCTGTTTGTGACGGGCGAGGAAGCGCAGCGCGGCTATTGCCTGCGAGCGCAGCGCGAAAATATTCATTGTGAGCGGAAATAA